From one Stieleria sp. JC731 genomic stretch:
- a CDS encoding NAD(P)-binding domain-containing protein, whose protein sequence is MDPSSSEANTHVAIVGAGPIGIELGVALKRAGIEAEIFDAGPIGQTIAWWAPQTRWFSSNERIAIAGVPLLTVDQSKATREEYLMYLRSVVTQFQLNVHPYCPVVDVQPATHGFCVTTKPGGNVKAWSARAVVLAIGGTDHPRKLGIPGEDLPHVDGYLRETHRYFGRRVLIIGGRNSAIEAALRLHHAGAKVSLSYRGEALPEDGIKYWLRPEINGLLKAGRIENLIGTEATQITSHSVSLRRKSDGKIVEVPADDVLSLIGYSQEKTLLQSAGIHLLDSVQRPEHDPATMQTNVPGIYVAGTAVAGSQTSKYKTFLENCHDHVDKIVSHLSGKSIETSREYESQILAQPES, encoded by the coding sequence ATGGATCCCTCATCAAGTGAAGCGAATACCCATGTCGCGATTGTCGGCGCGGGCCCGATCGGCATCGAACTTGGTGTCGCATTAAAACGTGCCGGCATCGAGGCCGAAATTTTTGATGCCGGTCCGATCGGCCAAACGATCGCTTGGTGGGCGCCACAAACACGATGGTTCAGCAGCAACGAACGGATCGCCATTGCTGGTGTGCCGCTGCTGACTGTTGACCAGTCAAAAGCAACACGCGAAGAGTACCTGATGTACTTGCGCAGCGTTGTCACCCAGTTCCAATTGAACGTTCATCCGTATTGCCCAGTCGTTGACGTCCAACCGGCGACCCATGGCTTTTGTGTCACCACCAAGCCCGGCGGCAACGTCAAGGCTTGGTCAGCACGTGCGGTTGTGCTTGCGATCGGCGGCACGGACCATCCACGTAAACTTGGTATCCCCGGCGAAGACCTACCACATGTCGATGGCTACCTTCGCGAAACACATCGATACTTCGGACGACGTGTTCTAATCATTGGCGGACGCAACAGTGCGATCGAAGCGGCGCTGCGTCTGCATCATGCCGGTGCGAAAGTCTCACTGAGCTATCGCGGCGAAGCCCTTCCCGAAGACGGGATTAAGTACTGGCTTCGCCCTGAAATCAATGGCCTGCTTAAGGCCGGTCGGATTGAGAACCTCATCGGTACCGAAGCGACTCAGATCACCAGTCACTCGGTCAGCCTGCGACGAAAGTCGGATGGGAAGATTGTGGAAGTCCCCGCAGACGATGTACTCAGCCTCATTGGCTACTCGCAGGAGAAGACGCTTCTGCAATCCGCCGGAATTCACTTGCTTGATTCCGTTCAACGCCCTGAACATGACCCGGCGACGATGCAGACAAACGTGCCAGGGATTTATGTTGCCGGTACAGCTGTCGCGGGATCGCAAACCAGTAAATACAAAACGTTCTTGGAGAACTGCCACGACCACGTCGACAAAATCGTATCGCACTTATCGGGGAAATCGATCGAGACGTCTCGCGAGTATGAATCGCAAATCCTAGCGCAACCTGAAAGCTAG
- the miaA gene encoding tRNA (adenosine(37)-N6)-dimethylallyltransferase MiaA, translating into MTVSIDSTFPPLIDKAIVLTGATASGKSHLGMKLAERIGGEILSLDSIAVYRNMDIGTAKPTPADREQVPHHLLDLAEPNEDFSVACYLDIAHRCVGEILERESVPIFVGGTPMFLKAILRGFDPGPPPDWEFRQAVEADVERYGVEPLRKRLQQVDPISATKIAPNDVRRMIRALEVSKATGFPLSHRQVQFDRQTDAKDCHVFAVGHPRERLHERINQRVDQMFELGLVDEVRGLIEQYGELSRTASQAVGYREVIQWLQQPEQETLSPLIEEVAAHTRQLARRQETWFRSFSEITPLDVTKFDNVDMMADMIVERVNSRIG; encoded by the coding sequence ATGACCGTTTCGATTGATTCCACGTTTCCGCCGCTGATTGATAAAGCCATCGTTCTGACCGGGGCAACAGCGTCTGGAAAAAGCCATTTGGGGATGAAGCTTGCCGAGCGAATCGGTGGCGAAATCCTGTCACTCGATTCGATCGCCGTCTACCGCAATATGGATATCGGTACGGCAAAGCCGACGCCTGCGGACCGAGAGCAGGTCCCGCACCACCTATTGGATTTGGCTGAGCCGAACGAGGATTTTAGCGTCGCGTGTTATCTGGACATTGCGCATCGCTGTGTTGGTGAAATTCTGGAGCGAGAGTCAGTTCCGATTTTCGTCGGTGGGACACCGATGTTTTTGAAAGCGATCTTGCGCGGATTCGATCCCGGGCCACCGCCAGACTGGGAGTTTCGACAAGCCGTCGAGGCTGACGTCGAACGCTACGGGGTCGAACCGCTACGGAAACGCTTGCAGCAGGTTGACCCGATTTCCGCGACCAAGATTGCACCCAATGACGTCCGACGAATGATCCGGGCCTTGGAGGTTTCCAAAGCGACGGGGTTTCCGCTGAGCCATCGCCAGGTTCAGTTTGATCGTCAAACCGATGCGAAGGACTGTCATGTCTTTGCCGTTGGGCATCCGCGTGAACGCTTGCATGAACGAATCAATCAGCGTGTCGATCAGATGTTCGAATTGGGCTTGGTAGACGAAGTCCGTGGTTTGATCGAACAGTATGGCGAGCTATCACGAACAGCATCACAAGCTGTCGGTTATCGCGAAGTGATCCAGTGGCTTCAGCAACCTGAACAAGAGACGCTGTCGCCGCTTATCGAAGAAGTCGCTGCCCACACTCGGCAGCTTGCCCGTCGCCAGGAAACATGGTTTCGCTCCTTTTCCGAAATCACGCCGCTTGATGTGACCAAGTTCGACAACGTTGACATGATGGCCGACATGATCGTCGAACGTGTGAATTCGAGAATCGGATAA
- a CDS encoding GNAT family N-acetyltransferase: MDEPVIPPDYELIPYAGDQIREHAVAKFNSFRFELDADVFPCLARRDGCLKLMRDITARQDFVPAATWLIRHLEQDPTTGSICKLPVGTIQGLSSDGWGAIQNLGVSPLHRGKGLGTILLAKAAAGFASVGLEKMHLEVTTENTGAVRLYERMGFKKSRIVYKAAEVAGARS, encoded by the coding sequence ATGGATGAACCCGTGATTCCGCCTGACTACGAGTTGATACCGTACGCAGGTGATCAAATCCGTGAACATGCGGTCGCGAAGTTCAACAGCTTTCGCTTTGAACTTGATGCGGATGTCTTTCCCTGTCTGGCTCGGCGGGACGGGTGCTTGAAATTGATGCGAGACATCACCGCCCGACAAGACTTCGTCCCGGCGGCAACTTGGTTGATCCGCCACCTGGAACAAGATCCGACAACTGGATCGATTTGCAAGCTGCCTGTCGGAACGATCCAAGGCTTATCCAGTGACGGCTGGGGCGCGATCCAAAACCTTGGCGTTTCGCCGCTGCACCGCGGAAAAGGACTCGGCACGATCTTGCTTGCCAAAGCGGCTGCAGGTTTCGCCAGTGTCGGCTTGGAAAAAATGCATCTCGAAGTGACCACCGAAAACACCGGTGCGGTTCGACTGTATGAGCGAATGGGATTCAAAAAATCTCGGATCGTCTACAAAGCTGCGGAAGTCGCTGGTGCTCGCTCTTAA
- a CDS encoding glutamate--cysteine ligase: MTMDIPAVGVEEEYQLVDPEHGAMRADCQRVMSKINDQLRAEVQHELHLTQIEMASPVCHTLEDVRHSLVETRLAISEAASKAGTALSAAGTNPMPLPHADDITPKERYSRMTQRYQQLARDLFIFGCHVHVSMPDKELGLQVMNQSRRWLPALLAITANSPYWDGHDTGYASYRRELWAQWPMAGPPPHFASIEDYQSKVADLIEVGAIADESFIYWDIRLPEKIPTIEFRVADVMLDLEDVVAYVGLIRGIVMQAQKDIQDDRTQIPITSQLLRYAMWHAARYGVDDTLIDPLKKETLPASEVLQRLLQWCTPALEQSGDYDAVASFFQRLANRGTGATLQRQWSGQSDDLSAVVRHCVEETAQGFSASRC, encoded by the coding sequence ATCACGATGGATATCCCAGCAGTCGGCGTTGAAGAAGAATACCAACTGGTTGACCCCGAGCACGGTGCGATGCGCGCCGATTGCCAACGGGTGATGAGCAAGATCAACGACCAACTGCGAGCCGAGGTCCAGCACGAATTGCATTTAACGCAAATCGAGATGGCCTCCCCGGTTTGCCACACCCTTGAAGACGTGCGTCACTCTCTGGTCGAAACACGACTTGCGATCTCCGAAGCGGCTAGCAAGGCGGGCACTGCGTTATCGGCCGCCGGAACCAATCCAATGCCGCTGCCTCATGCCGATGATATCACGCCGAAAGAACGCTACAGCCGCATGACGCAGCGCTATCAGCAACTGGCGCGCGACTTGTTCATTTTCGGTTGCCATGTGCATGTGTCGATGCCCGACAAAGAGCTGGGATTACAAGTGATGAACCAGTCTCGCCGGTGGCTTCCAGCATTGCTGGCTATCACGGCAAACAGTCCATATTGGGATGGACATGACACCGGTTACGCAAGCTACCGCCGGGAACTGTGGGCTCAGTGGCCGATGGCTGGACCGCCACCCCATTTCGCCAGCATCGAAGACTATCAATCCAAAGTCGCCGATCTGATCGAAGTCGGTGCGATCGCCGACGAAAGCTTCATCTATTGGGACATTCGACTGCCCGAGAAAATCCCCACAATCGAATTCCGTGTTGCCGATGTGATGCTCGACTTGGAAGACGTCGTCGCGTATGTCGGCCTGATTCGCGGCATCGTGATGCAAGCTCAGAAGGACATCCAAGATGATCGGACTCAGATCCCGATCACATCACAACTGTTGCGCTATGCGATGTGGCATGCGGCACGCTACGGCGTCGACGATACATTGATCGACCCGCTAAAAAAAGAAACGTTGCCAGCATCAGAGGTCCTTCAACGACTACTGCAGTGGTGCACACCAGCACTGGAACAATCGGGCGACTATGACGCAGTTGCCTCGTTCTTCCAACGACTGGCAAACCGGGGTACCGGGGCGACTCTACAGCGACAATGGTCGGGACAATCAGACGATTTGTCCGCCGTCGTTCGCCACTGTGTCGAAGAAACCGCACAAGGGTTTTCGGCCTCGCGTTGCTAG
- a CDS encoding carboxymuconolactone decarboxylase family protein — protein MSRIAQVSPEQATDSVRPLYDAVNKKLGLIPNMVKVMGNSSATLSSYLQFSGQLAAGVLTAKQRELIALAVGQANECSYCLAAHSALGKHAGLSSEQIADARRGSAVDSKDDALVRFAKAIVQVKGFVSDADIEDIRSHGFGDDAITEIVANVALNLFTNYFNHVADTVVDFPAAPELAVAT, from the coding sequence ATGTCTCGCATCGCACAAGTTAGCCCTGAACAAGCCACCGACAGCGTCCGTCCCCTTTACGATGCCGTGAATAAGAAGTTGGGCCTGATCCCGAATATGGTGAAGGTCATGGGCAATTCATCTGCCACGCTTTCGTCCTACCTGCAGTTCAGTGGTCAGTTGGCAGCGGGTGTTTTGACAGCGAAGCAGCGAGAATTGATCGCGCTTGCGGTCGGACAGGCCAACGAGTGCAGCTATTGCTTGGCTGCCCATTCGGCACTTGGCAAGCATGCCGGACTATCGAGTGAGCAAATCGCTGACGCACGTCGTGGTTCGGCAGTCGACTCCAAGGACGACGCGCTAGTTCGATTTGCAAAAGCGATCGTGCAGGTGAAAGGCTTTGTCAGTGACGCCGATATCGAAGACATTCGTTCGCACGGATTCGGTGATGATGCTATCACAGAGATCGTCGCCAACGTGGCGTTGAACCTCTTCACGAACTATTTCAACCATGTTGCTGATACGGTCGTCGACTTCCCAGCGGCACCCGAATTGGCTGTCGCTACCTAG
- a CDS encoding sigma 54-interacting transcriptional regulator, whose translation MGLDTYAVFGDPKEILLAISGKHHLPELLPLAVRQLGHDAQIALVRIWLMKPPASDDCARCALSEECRHRKVCLHLAASFGNSRLKPDEHWVETDGSFRRMPLGVRKVGHIAASGEFIRINLADQSDWIVNPGWVKDEGIVAFQGMPLRYRDETLGVLGIFSRVPIGPSCDQWLAMISDQLAAAIANAQSLDEIEQLRNRLEQENEYLREEVGDVSFGELVGSSAALQTSVRQIDLVAPTDSSVLVLGESGTGKELIAREVHRRSTRRDRPLIKVNCAAIPRELYESEFFGHSKGSFTGALRDRAGRFELADGGTLFLDEVGEIPLDLQSKLLRVLQEGELERVGEERTRRVDVRLIAATNRNLRDEAAKGKFRQDLYYRLSVFPIELAPLRMRIEDVPLLAKHFLNSISRKLGRKQFRLTLANVQQLQRYPWPGNIRELQHVLERAAIISTDGKLRFDLPQVAADLDTETSAGEQRVSTSDRILTEEEMIELQSENIRRALRESSGKVYGDDGAAARLGIKPTTLASRMRKLNIQTP comes from the coding sequence ATGGGATTGGATACCTACGCCGTTTTCGGCGACCCGAAAGAGATTTTGCTTGCGATCTCTGGCAAGCATCATCTTCCAGAGCTGCTTCCACTGGCAGTTCGGCAGCTTGGTCACGACGCTCAAATCGCGTTGGTCAGGATCTGGCTTATGAAGCCGCCGGCGTCTGATGACTGCGCTCGCTGTGCCCTTTCCGAAGAATGTCGTCATCGAAAAGTTTGCCTGCACTTGGCGGCTAGCTTTGGAAACAGTCGGCTAAAGCCAGACGAGCACTGGGTCGAAACCGATGGCAGCTTTCGCCGGATGCCGTTGGGCGTTCGCAAGGTTGGCCACATCGCGGCCAGTGGCGAGTTCATACGCATCAACCTGGCCGACCAATCAGACTGGATCGTGAACCCCGGATGGGTCAAAGATGAAGGGATCGTCGCGTTCCAAGGAATGCCGCTGCGATACCGCGACGAAACACTTGGTGTACTTGGTATCTTTTCCCGTGTACCGATCGGTCCTTCCTGCGATCAATGGTTGGCCATGATCAGCGATCAGTTGGCCGCGGCGATTGCCAATGCACAGTCATTGGATGAGATCGAACAGCTCCGGAACCGGCTCGAACAAGAAAACGAATATCTACGGGAAGAAGTCGGTGATGTCTCCTTTGGAGAACTCGTCGGCAGCAGCGCCGCACTGCAGACCAGCGTACGACAGATCGATCTGGTCGCACCGACGGACTCGAGCGTTTTAGTTCTTGGCGAAAGCGGGACTGGCAAAGAACTGATCGCACGAGAAGTTCATCGCCGAAGCACTCGTCGTGATCGACCGTTGATCAAAGTCAACTGCGCCGCGATTCCTCGAGAACTTTACGAGAGCGAATTCTTCGGCCACAGCAAAGGCTCCTTTACGGGAGCACTGCGTGATCGGGCCGGACGTTTTGAACTTGCCGATGGCGGAACACTCTTCCTGGACGAAGTCGGGGAAATCCCGCTCGACCTGCAATCCAAATTGCTTCGCGTACTCCAGGAAGGCGAACTTGAAAGGGTCGGCGAAGAAAGAACAAGACGTGTCGATGTTCGCCTCATTGCGGCAACCAATCGGAATCTTCGTGACGAAGCCGCGAAGGGCAAGTTCCGTCAGGATTTGTACTATCGCTTAAGCGTTTTCCCGATCGAACTGGCACCGTTAAGGATGCGAATAGAAGATGTCCCGTTGCTGGCCAAGCACTTCCTCAATTCGATCAGTCGCAAGCTCGGACGCAAACAGTTTCGGCTGACACTTGCCAACGTCCAACAATTACAACGATATCCTTGGCCGGGCAATATTCGTGAGCTGCAGCACGTGTTGGAACGGGCGGCAATTATTTCGACCGATGGAAAACTGCGTTTCGATTTGCCGCAAGTTGCAGCAGATCTTGACACGGAAACCTCCGCCGGTGAACAGCGGGTATCTACATCGGACAGGATTTTGACTGAAGAAGAAATGATCGAACTTCAGTCCGAAAACATCCGCCGAGCCTTACGTGAAAGCAGTGGAAAGGTTTACGGCGACGATGGGGCGGCTGCACGTCTGGGGATCAAGCCGACCACATTGGCATCGCGAATGCGTAAGCTAAATATCCAAACGCCTTAA
- the katG gene encoding catalase/peroxidase HPI has protein sequence MNRFVTAMATSTRPIRTFVFAASCIAGTAATSLSAQETVSQEADASAAKCPVVGGMHDYAPAHLRHTAAGSMGNAGWWPNQLNLKVLHQNSVKGNPMGADFDYAEEFAKLDLEELKKDVDELMTTSQDWWPADYGHYGPLFIRMAWHSAGTYRETDGRGGAGYGTQRFAPLNSWPDNANLDKARRLLWPIKQKYGNKISWADLMVFAGNCALESMGFETMGFAGGRADVWEPQEDIYWGPESEWLGGKRYDKADNDLENPLAATQMGLIYVNPEGPKGEPDPLAAAEAIRRTFGRMAMNDEETVALIAGGHTFGKAHGAASPQGNVGPEPEAAGLEEQGLGWINKHGKGNAEDTITSGLEGAWTSTPAQFSHDYFENLFGFEWELTKSPAGAHQWKPKDPAAANLVPDAHVASKTHAPMMFTTDMALKMDPGFNKISKRFHEHPEEFEKAFAKAWYKLTHRDMGPVSRCLGPWVAEAQIWQDPVPEVDFELIDDNDIAKLKKQLLSSGLTVPQLVTTAWASAATFRGSDKRGGANGARIRLAPQKDWDVNQPEKLAKALTVYEGIQKEFNNAHQGGKQVSIADLIVLGGCAAIEKAAENAGHRVTVPFTPGRTDATDEMTDVESFSVLEPKADGFRNYLGHHQDRPAEELLVDKAQLLTLTAPEMTALVGGMRVLGTNVGYPSLGVFTDSPGTLTNDFFVNLLDIDTQWKKSPVCDHFFQGKDRQTGDVKWTASAVDLVFGSNSQLRAISEVYASDDGEDKFVKDFVAAWDKVMNLDRFDLR, from the coding sequence ATGAATCGTTTTGTCACGGCCATGGCAACTTCCACCAGGCCCATTCGAACGTTCGTGTTCGCGGCGAGCTGTATTGCTGGCACTGCGGCGACAAGCCTTTCTGCCCAAGAAACCGTCTCACAAGAAGCGGATGCTTCGGCAGCGAAATGCCCCGTTGTTGGCGGGATGCATGACTATGCACCGGCACATTTGCGGCACACCGCCGCTGGCTCAATGGGCAACGCCGGTTGGTGGCCCAACCAGCTCAATCTAAAAGTCCTCCACCAGAATTCCGTCAAGGGAAACCCCATGGGGGCAGACTTTGACTACGCCGAAGAGTTCGCCAAGCTCGACTTGGAAGAACTGAAAAAAGACGTCGATGAATTGATGACCACGTCGCAAGACTGGTGGCCGGCAGATTACGGTCACTACGGTCCACTTTTTATCCGAATGGCGTGGCACAGTGCCGGTACCTATCGAGAGACCGATGGACGCGGGGGAGCAGGATACGGAACACAACGATTTGCGCCGCTGAACAGTTGGCCCGATAACGCGAACTTGGACAAGGCACGACGACTGTTGTGGCCGATCAAACAGAAATATGGGAACAAGATCTCTTGGGCCGACCTAATGGTCTTTGCCGGCAATTGTGCACTCGAATCGATGGGATTCGAGACGATGGGTTTCGCCGGCGGGCGTGCCGACGTTTGGGAACCGCAAGAGGACATCTACTGGGGCCCGGAAAGCGAATGGCTTGGCGGCAAACGCTACGACAAAGCTGACAACGATCTCGAGAACCCGCTCGCGGCAACCCAGATGGGTTTGATCTACGTCAACCCAGAAGGCCCCAAAGGTGAGCCGGATCCGTTGGCAGCAGCAGAGGCGATTCGTCGAACATTCGGCCGAATGGCAATGAACGATGAAGAAACCGTTGCACTGATCGCGGGCGGCCATACCTTTGGTAAAGCTCACGGTGCGGCCAGTCCCCAGGGTAACGTCGGCCCCGAACCAGAAGCCGCTGGTCTCGAAGAACAAGGGCTGGGCTGGATCAACAAACACGGCAAAGGCAACGCCGAAGACACAATCACAAGCGGATTGGAAGGTGCTTGGACATCGACGCCAGCACAGTTCTCGCACGACTACTTTGAAAACCTGTTTGGCTTTGAATGGGAACTGACCAAAAGCCCTGCCGGTGCCCACCAATGGAAACCTAAAGACCCAGCGGCCGCCAACCTTGTTCCCGATGCACATGTCGCGTCAAAGACTCATGCACCAATGATGTTCACGACGGACATGGCATTGAAGATGGATCCTGGGTTCAACAAGATTTCAAAACGCTTTCACGAACATCCCGAAGAGTTCGAAAAAGCATTCGCGAAAGCGTGGTACAAGCTGACTCACCGGGACATGGGGCCAGTCTCACGTTGCCTTGGTCCTTGGGTTGCCGAAGCACAGATCTGGCAGGATCCGGTTCCAGAGGTCGACTTCGAATTGATCGACGACAACGACATTGCGAAGCTTAAGAAGCAGTTGCTCAGCTCAGGATTGACCGTGCCACAACTTGTCACGACTGCTTGGGCCTCGGCAGCGACTTTCCGTGGCAGCGATAAACGCGGCGGTGCAAACGGTGCTCGCATACGCTTGGCACCGCAAAAAGACTGGGACGTCAACCAACCTGAAAAGCTCGCGAAAGCGCTAACCGTCTACGAAGGAATCCAGAAAGAATTCAACAATGCCCATCAAGGTGGAAAGCAAGTCTCAATTGCGGACCTGATCGTTCTTGGCGGCTGTGCGGCAATCGAAAAGGCCGCTGAAAATGCCGGACATCGTGTCACAGTTCCGTTTACACCGGGACGAACCGATGCCACCGACGAAATGACAGATGTCGAATCGTTTTCGGTTTTGGAACCCAAAGCAGACGGATTCCGAAACTACTTGGGTCACCACCAAGATCGACCTGCCGAGGAATTACTGGTCGACAAGGCTCAACTGTTGACGCTGACAGCGCCAGAGATGACTGCCTTGGTAGGCGGAATGCGAGTGTTGGGAACCAATGTTGGCTATCCAAGCTTGGGCGTCTTTACCGATTCGCCAGGGACGTTGACGAACGATTTCTTTGTGAACCTGTTGGACATCGATACCCAGTGGAAGAAGTCACCCGTCTGTGATCACTTTTTCCAAGGGAAGGATCGCCAAACAGGAGACGTCAAATGGACAGCTAGCGCCGTCGACCTTGTATTCGGATCCAATTCACAACTGCGTGCGATCTCCGAAGTTTACGCAAGTGATGATGGTGAAGACAAGTTCGTCAAAGACTTCGTTGCCGCTTGGGACAAAGTGATGAACCTGGATCGTTTCGATCTGCGATAA
- a CDS encoding carbohydrate-binding family 9-like protein, which produces MRYRTSLTRLPFVLTCLLMGFTSQAVANEVTPQISVNRCDDFKVTGKGDSAAWQKADWVKLNRRDGGDLTYDAQIKMLYSETGVYVLFSGSDKKLTSTMTKDFADLWNEDVYECFFWTDEAHPIYFEYEISPLGYELPILVPNIDGDFLGWRPWHYEGERRIQKQVSAIGGPNESMANVSGWTAEVFIPYAVLKPLQNLPPKSGTKWRANFYRVDYDSQPSTAWDWSRVGKSFHEINKFGTLLFQ; this is translated from the coding sequence ATGCGATACCGAACATCGTTGACCCGTTTGCCCTTCGTTCTGACCTGTTTACTCATGGGGTTCACCAGCCAAGCGGTTGCGAACGAGGTGACTCCTCAGATCTCCGTGAACCGATGTGACGACTTCAAAGTCACCGGCAAAGGCGACTCCGCCGCATGGCAGAAAGCCGATTGGGTCAAGCTAAACCGCCGGGACGGCGGAGACCTAACCTACGACGCACAGATCAAAATGCTTTATTCAGAAACGGGCGTGTACGTCTTATTTAGTGGCAGCGACAAAAAGCTGACGTCGACGATGACCAAGGATTTTGCAGACCTTTGGAACGAAGACGTCTATGAATGCTTCTTCTGGACAGATGAAGCTCATCCGATTTATTTCGAATACGAGATTTCGCCTCTCGGCTACGAGCTTCCTATCTTGGTTCCGAACATTGATGGCGACTTCCTTGGCTGGCGACCTTGGCACTACGAAGGCGAACGTCGAATCCAAAAACAGGTCTCTGCAATTGGCGGCCCCAATGAATCGATGGCTAACGTCTCTGGTTGGACTGCGGAAGTCTTCATTCCCTATGCGGTCTTGAAACCGCTTCAAAACTTGCCGCCGAAATCAGGAACAAAGTGGCGAGCCAACTTTTACCGTGTTGACTACGATTCCCAACCGTCTACCGCTTGGGATTGGTCGCGAGTTGGCAAAAGTTTCCACGAAATCAACAAGTTCGGAACTCTATTGTTCCAGTAG